CCGCACTAATCAGCGCCAAATGCGTTAAAGCCTGAGGAAAATTGCCCAAGGCTTCGCCACTTGCACCTGTCTCCTCGGCATAGAGCCCCAAGTGGTTGGCGTAGCTCAACATCTCTTCGAACATCAATCGAGCTTGATCGAGTTTGACGGGGTCTACTCGTCCCGCCCGCGTCAACGCCTCAACCAGCCAGAACGTGCAAAGGTTAAAAGTGCCCTCTCCCCCTGAGAGACCATCACTAGAATTCTCCAGATTGTAGCGATATACTAGACTGTTCGAGACCAGTCCGCCCTGCTGTGGCGATCGCTGAATTGCAGCAAGCGTTTTCAGCATTCGCGGGTCATTGGGAGCCATGAAAAATACTAACGGCATAATTAAGCTGCTAGCATCTAGCGAATGGCTCTCATAGTGCTGTATAAAGGCTTGGCGCTCATCACTCCATCCTTTGCTCATGACCTGTTCGTAGATTCGATCCCGAACTTTGAGCCATCGCTCCCGCTCACCTGGGAAGGAACGTTTGTCGGCCAGACGCAAACCCCGATCCATTGCTACCCAACACATGAGCTTCGAGTAAACAAAGTTTTTGCGTCCATCTCTAGTTTCCCAAATCCCTTCGTCCGGGCGCTGCCAGTTGTCACACACCCAATCAAGCAGCCGCCGCAGATGAGTCCACAGATCGTAAGAGATCTGTGTGCCATACTTGTTGAAGAGGTAGACTGAATCCATCAACTCGCCATAAATATCGAGCTGCAACTGTTTATACGCTCCATTACCAATCCGAACTGGAGCAGAGCCTTGATATCCCTCTAAATGCTCCAGAATTTCTTCACTTAGGTCGTGGCATCCGTTAATGCCATATACAGTTTGCAAGGTTCCGGCTGGATCTAACTCATGACAACGAGCTTCTATCCAGCCCATAAACTGGGCTGCCTCGGCAGTAAAACCAATGCGTAGCAGTCCATACAGTGTAAAGGCAGCATCACGAATCCAGGTGTACCGGTAGTCCCAGTTGCGATCGCCACCAATTTCTTCGGGGAGACCACAGGTGGGTGCAGCGATAATCGCCCCTGTTGGTTCGTAAGTGAGCAGTTTCAATACTAAAGCTGAGCGCTCTACAGTTTCGCGCCATCGCCCTTTGTAGATACACTTCGAGAGCCACTGCCGCCAGTAGTGGGCGGTACCTTCAAACAACTCAATCGCCTCTACACGTTGAAGCGGCAAACCGCAGTCGGAGTCAGATTTCAGTTCTCGCAACACGAACACCGCAGTCTGGTCGGTCTGAAGCGTAAATTCAGCAAAAACGCCACGGTCGTCCTGTTTGAGGGGAATGTCAGTCACTAATCCTAGACTAAGTTTTGGTGACAGGAAACAAGCACCACTGGAGGTAAGGATGGTTTGATGGGCATCGCGAGCATAATTGAAGGCAGGATAGCACTCTAGGCGAAAGCTCATGCTACAGCGAATCCCTCGAACTTGTCGAATTAACCAGTGGTAGCCGTGTTCTTGAACCGATTTACCAACAGGCATGAAGTCGATGATTTCTCCCACGCCACAAGCGGCAAGGAAGCGAGTGACTAAAATATTAGTTTCGGGCCAGTAGAACTGTTTATGCGTAGCTCCATCTATGTCGGGAGTAATCTGGAAATGCCCACCTTTGTTGTAGTCAAGGAGTGCCGCGAAAACGCTGGGTGAGTCGTGCCGGGGAAAGCAAAACCAATCAATCGAGCCGTTTAGCCCCACCAAGGCGGTCGTGTACATATTGCCGATAATGCCATAGTTCTCGATTGGTTGGTATCCCATAATGTCAAACAATTTTAGATTTTTGATTTTGGATTAAAACCCCATAGATAAATTTAGGGGTCAGGGGTCAGGGGTCGGAGGTCAGGGAGAAGAGATTGCTTTGGCTCTAATAACAACGCTACTCGTTGTGAGGCAGCCAGTATGGATGCCAATGAAGTTTTAAGTAGATATGCAGCCGGAGAAAAAGATTTTAGGCAGTTAGACTTGAGAGAAATAAGCTTAATTAAAGCGAATTTGAGCGCAGTAGCTTTGAGTGGAACAAGCTTACGCAACTCAAGCTTGAGCGGTTCATATCTAAGCAATGTCAATCTTAATTGGGCTAGCTTGAAAAGGGCAAACCTAAACAAGACTAAAGGGAATAGAGCCATAGGCATTGGACAATCTATGATGAGTAGGCATACTTACCTTTGCTGCTCAGATACTTTGCTCCGTCATTTCCGCTTTGGAGAGCTTTATTGGCGTTGTAGCCACTGTTACCAAGATATGCCAGTAGCAGAAATTCATGGTTGGAGTACATCCTAGGTTGGGGCAGCAATGGTTGCAGCCGAGTTAGAATCGCTATAAGTAACGAGTATAACAATGCCTTCTGAAATGAACCCAGGGACTCAAACTACCACAGGTGCTGATGCTGTCGATCAAGCGATCGCTACTGGAATTGATTTTGATGGCTCTGCGATTCCGCCTGCCAAGCTAGAACTTTATCGCCAGGTAATGGCACTTGAAGCGGGTAGGCAGCGTAGCGGTGTATCTAATACAATGCGATCGCGTATTGTCCGGATTGGGGCAAAGCACATTCCCCAGGAAGAACTGAATCAGATGCTAATTAATGCAAACTTTGCGCCGCTTAAAGATAAGGAAATCGCTTTTTATTACGGCGGTAAATGAGCGCTCGAACCAAAAGCAGCAGGAAGCGTAAATATTTAACATGAAATAGATGATTGTTAGACTGCTTTTTTCTCCTGGAGCAACACTAAGTCTAGCCATTTTTCTTGCCACTGTTGGCTGACCATACTAGCTCGAATTTGTAAGACATTATGTGCTCCTTCTGGCGACCATTGCATTTTCTGTTTCCGCTTGTGTCTGGCATTAATCAGGGTATCGAGCTGAGACTCTATTCCTTGAGTGGTAAATACTAGTTTGGCTTTCTGGCGCTGGTCAGAATCGACCAGATAATCCAAATTGTTCTTCAGGTAATCATGCAATTGCTGAAGCTGAGAACAGTGCTTCTCATCTGTGATGTTGTCTGGGATGAAAGCAATTTTTCTGAGAGCCTCTGGTGAATTTGGGTGCCATAAGCTCTGTTTCTCGCTTCACAACTTCCTGCTTGGCGATAGAAACCTTCTCCACCACGACCCGCAACTCATAATCCATAATTCAAGTTGCCGACTAGCTCCTACAAGCAACACGGTAGCATTCAAAACTTACTTTAATAGTAAATATTTACGCTTCCAAAGCAGCAAGGGTGCGATCACTACGATGCCGTAGTGAATGCCCCTCAAAATTCCCTTCACGTAGAGTCACTAACGCTTCCCCAACCTTGGGCTAAACTCATAAACTGCTTCCTCAAGTCTATTCCCCCAAGGACAGATCATAAATGTTTGCAGATGAAGATGAGCCTACCTTCATGTCAGGATTTCTGACCTCTTTTCTAGATCTGCTAAGGTTACCTATTTAAGGACTCAGGCAGTGTTTGCCTACATTGCAGTAGGGTCAGCTTTTACTTTAACTAAACTTTCTAACTCCAGGGAGAAGATGCTTAACCCCTTCTCTAGTAAATGTTGAAAGGTAGACAAGGTGTCTTTATTCAGAATTAATGGAGAATTGAGATGAAAAAAATGATTAATTGGCTGCAAAATGCTGGCTTACGCCAAATCATTACTGTTTTTTTCGTAACGCTTACATTTTTGGCTGTTCCTGCCTTTA
This window of the Chroococcidiopsis sp. CCMEE 29 genome carries:
- a CDS encoding glycoside hydrolase family 15 protein; the protein is MGYQPIENYGIIGNMYTTALVGLNGSIDWFCFPRHDSPSVFAALLDYNKGGHFQITPDIDGATHKQFYWPETNILVTRFLAACGVGEIIDFMPVGKSVQEHGYHWLIRQVRGIRCSMSFRLECYPAFNYARDAHQTILTSSGACFLSPKLSLGLVTDIPLKQDDRGVFAEFTLQTDQTAVFVLRELKSDSDCGLPLQRVEAIELFEGTAHYWRQWLSKCIYKGRWRETVERSALVLKLLTYEPTGAIIAAPTCGLPEEIGGDRNWDYRYTWIRDAAFTLYGLLRIGFTAEAAQFMGWIEARCHELDPAGTLQTVYGINGCHDLSEEILEHLEGYQGSAPVRIGNGAYKQLQLDIYGELMDSVYLFNKYGTQISYDLWTHLRRLLDWVCDNWQRPDEGIWETRDGRKNFVYSKLMCWVAMDRGLRLADKRSFPGERERWLKVRDRIYEQVMSKGWSDERQAFIQHYESHSLDASSLIMPLVFFMAPNDPRMLKTLAAIQRSPQQGGLVSNSLVYRYNLENSSDGLSGGEGTFNLCTFWLVEALTRAGRVDPVKLDQARLMFEEMLSYANHLGLYAEETGASGEALGNFPQALTHLALISAAWNLNQAIGEAD
- a CDS encoding pentapeptide repeat-containing protein, with protein sequence MDANEVLSRYAAGEKDFRQLDLREISLIKANLSAVALSGTSLRNSSLSGSYLSNVNLNWASLKRANLNKTKGNRAIGIGQSMMSRHTYLCCSDTLLRHFRFGELYWRCSHCYQDMPVAEIHGWSTS
- a CDS encoding DUF4090 family protein; translated protein: MPSEMNPGTQTTTGADAVDQAIATGIDFDGSAIPPAKLELYRQVMALEAGRQRSGVSNTMRSRIVRIGAKHIPQEELNQMLINANFAPLKDKEIAFYYGGK